One Halobacterium sp. DL1 DNA window includes the following coding sequences:
- a CDS encoding multidrug transporter MatE: MSLRDRIAALLAAFPATLARLGLLDREKGEEAFDLAVPAMVTGGLRTLLRTADFFMVSIAVGDTAVAALEFGFQYYFIPYGLALALTSGTISVVSRLKGAEDDVAADFAIKQSLWLSLLLSVPITVGTWLYADPLVGLLANDPETTALGADYLRVVMLSVAFRFWSMIAARALAGAGDTKTPMYVRLVTLPTNIVLNALLIFGLLGFPRLGVVGAAWGTALSNALAGVVFFAVLVSGRWSVSLDLGGKQWDSAIATEIVRVALPLAGTRLSRTFGRFPFLFVLGVFGPTTVAAYAIGRRVMLLALMPAWGYATAASTLVGQRLGANDPDEAADYGWQTLRIALATQLLIGAAIFLAAGAIARSFGAGDVALTVTFIRVFGLGVAGFSVSRTLRGGLRGAGDTRWPFYGGILGTYAVRLPLAFAALPVGYAIAAGPFALGPLVIPALSVAPGMGWGLAAIFAAILGDLYARAVVNFVRFRSGAWRAYGTPTTAD, from the coding sequence ATGTCCCTCCGCGACCGTATCGCCGCGCTCCTCGCCGCGTTCCCGGCGACGCTCGCGAGACTCGGCCTCCTCGACCGGGAGAAGGGCGAGGAGGCGTTCGACCTCGCGGTTCCCGCGATGGTCACCGGCGGCCTCCGGACGCTGTTGCGCACCGCGGACTTCTTCATGGTGAGCATCGCCGTCGGCGACACCGCCGTCGCCGCCCTCGAGTTCGGCTTCCAGTACTACTTTATCCCGTACGGTCTCGCGCTCGCGCTCACGAGCGGCACCATCAGCGTCGTCTCACGGCTGAAGGGCGCCGAGGACGACGTCGCCGCGGACTTCGCCATCAAGCAGTCGCTGTGGCTCTCTCTGCTCCTCTCGGTCCCCATCACGGTCGGCACCTGGCTCTACGCCGACCCCCTCGTGGGCCTGCTCGCGAACGACCCCGAGACGACCGCGCTCGGCGCGGACTACCTCCGCGTGGTGATGCTCTCGGTGGCGTTCCGATTCTGGAGCATGATCGCCGCGCGGGCGCTCGCGGGAGCGGGCGACACGAAGACCCCGATGTACGTCCGCCTCGTCACGCTCCCGACGAACATCGTGTTGAACGCCCTGCTCATCTTCGGCCTCCTCGGTTTCCCGAGACTCGGGGTGGTCGGTGCGGCGTGGGGCACGGCGCTCTCGAACGCACTCGCCGGCGTCGTCTTCTTCGCCGTGCTCGTCTCCGGCCGCTGGAGCGTCTCGCTCGACCTCGGCGGGAAGCAGTGGGACTCGGCCATCGCCACCGAAATCGTGCGCGTCGCCCTCCCGCTGGCGGGGACGCGGCTCTCGCGGACGTTTGGCCGGTTCCCGTTCCTCTTCGTCCTCGGCGTGTTCGGGCCGACGACTGTCGCGGCGTACGCCATCGGGCGGCGCGTGATGTTACTCGCGCTGATGCCCGCGTGGGGGTACGCGACGGCCGCGAGCACCCTCGTTGGTCAGCGTCTCGGCGCGAACGACCCCGACGAGGCGGCGGACTACGGCTGGCAGACCCTCCGCATCGCGCTCGCCACGCAGTTGCTCATCGGCGCCGCCATTTTCCTCGCTGCCGGCGCCATCGCCCGCTCGTTCGGCGCCGGCGACGTGGCGCTGACGGTGACGTTCATCCGCGTCTTCGGCCTCGGCGTCGCCGGCTTCTCCGTCTCGCGGACGCTGCGCGGTGGTCTTCGCGGCGCCGGCGACACCCGCTGGCCATTCTACGGCGGCATCCTCGGCACCTACGCCGTGCGCCTGCCGCTTGCGTTCGCTGCGCTCCCGGTGGGCTACGCCATCGCTGCGGGGCCGTTCGCGCTCGGTCCGCTCGTTATCCCCGCGCTCTCGGTCGCGCCCGGGATGGGATGGGGGCTGGCCGCCATCTTCGCGGCCATCCTCGGGGACCTCTACGCCCGCGCGGTCGTCAACTTCGTCCGCTTCCGGTCCGGGGCGTGGCGCGCGTACGGCACCCCGACGACCGCGGACTGA